A portion of the Malania oleifera isolate guangnan ecotype guangnan chromosome 3, ASM2987363v1, whole genome shotgun sequence genome contains these proteins:
- the LOC131152064 gene encoding protein SRG1 gives MINSIGFSPINRCFSKGKATKNSFQLSFHQSASHNQTLVSMAPVPLSPIKVGHIHDVQELQKAQTEAIPERFVRDMTERPTLTTDAPLPSCVDIPIIDLSKLVNDSKYELQQNEILKLKASCEEWGFFQVINHGVEIGVLESIEKLAMDFFMLPLKEKQKYPMAPGTIQGYGQAFVFSEDQKLDWCNMFALGVEPQSIRVPKLWPTKPANFSDTIEVYSREVRKLCQDLLRFIAMTLGLKGETFNEMFGLAVQAVRMNYYPPCLRPDLVMGLSPHSDGSALTVLQQRKDSSVGLQILKNNKWVAVQPIPYALVVNIGDTMEVLTNGRYKSVEHRAIAHQEKDRLSIVTFYAPSYETQISPIPELVDETNLPKYRTYNHGEYSKHYVTNKLQGKKALEFAKIQTNNSP, from the exons ATGATCAACAGTATTGGGTTTTCTCCTATAAATAGATGCTTCTCCAAAGGAAAAGCCACCAAAAACAGCTTCCAATTAAGCTTTCATCAGTCAGCCTCTCATAACCAAACTCTTGTTTCCATGGCGCCAGTACCCCTTTCTCCCATCAAAGTTGGCCACATCCATGATGTCCAAGAACTGCAGAAGGCCCAGACAGAGGCAATTCCAGAAAGGTTTGTACGGGACATGACCGAGAGGCCAACACTAACCACTGATGCACCACTGCCATCGTGTGTCGACATTCCCATCATCGACTTGTCGAAGCTCGTGAATGACAGCAAATATGAGCTCCAGCAGAATGAGATTTTGAAGCTCAAAGCTTCATGTGAAGAGTGGGGGTTTTTCCAG GTGATAAATCATGGAGTTGAAATTGGTGTACTTGAGAGCATAGAAAAGCTGGCCATGGATTTCTTCATGCTCCCTTTAAAGGAGAAGCAGAAGTACCCGATGGCGCCGGGAACCATCCAGGGCTATGGACAAGCTTTTGTCTTCTCTGAAGACCAAAAGCTTGACTGGTGCAACATGTTTGCTCTTGGGGTTGAACCTCAGTCTATAAGAGTCCCAAAACTATGGCCAACAAAGCCAGCCAACTTCAG TGACACCATAGAGGTTTATTCAAGAGAAGTGAGGAAACTGTGCCAGGATCTGTTGAGGTTCATTGCTATGACTCTTGGGTTGAAGGGGGAAACTTTCAATGAGATGTTCGGGTTAGCGGTCCAAGCTGTAAGAATGAACTACTACCCTCCATGTTTAAGGCCTGACCTTGTCATGGGCCTAAGCCCCCATTCAGATGGAAGTGCCCTCACAGTTCTGCAACAGCGGAAGGATAGCTCTGTAGGCCTCCAAATCCTTAAGAACAATAAGTGGGTAGCCGTTCAGCCTATTCCATATGCACTAGTAGTCAACATTGGCGACACGATGGAA GTTCTAACAAATGGAAGATACAAGAGTGTGGAGCATAGAGCAATAGCACATCAGGAAAAAGATCGTCTCTCGATTGTCACATTCTATGCTCCGAGCTATGAGACACAGATTAGCCCAATTCCAGAACTAGTGGATGAGACCAACCTCCCAAAGTATAGAACATACAACCATGGAGAATACAGCAAACACTATGTAACTAACAAGCTACAAGGAAAGAAAGCCCTGGAATTTGCTAAAATCCAAACCAATAACTCCCCATAA